The genomic segment TAGACTTGAAAGAAGTCCACCTCATCGCCAAGCTTGCCGACCTACAGGAAGTAGACTACCACAATACGCTTGTCCTGCATGCCCTTATCGAGCTGCTAGTAGCCAAAGGACTGCTGACACATGACGAGCTGACTGCCAAAGTGAATGAGCTCGATACACAATTGACCTTTCAACTCGATACGTACTCTAAGCTCACAGAGCGCATCGCCAGTCGTCAAGCGGGGATCAAACCAATCTTATAGCTCTTCCAGCTTGGTAGGTCGATCCGGGTACGTATCGCGCAGATGCACATCGTCACCAACAGACAGCCCCCGCTCCTCCAAGATGTTTTTGACCGTCAGTCGAGCCAAATCAATCATGTTGTTTTCCTTACTCAAGTGGGCGAGGTATACGCGTTCTGCCCCCCCTGTCAAACAATCGAGCAAAGCATCGCCCGCCGCTTCATTGGACAAGTGCCCGACATCACTCAAGATACGTCGCTTGATGCTCCATGGATACTGGGACATGCGCAGCAGCTCAACGTCATGATTGGACTCGAACACATACGCATCTGCTCCACGGATCGTCTCCTTGATCCGATCGCTGACATACCCCAGGTCAGTCGCGACACTGAGCTTTTTCTTGCCGTGATAAAAACAGAAGCCCATCGGCTCGGCGGCATCATGCGAGATTCCGAATGACTCGATGCCCAAGTCCTCCAACTCTTTCTTTTCCCCCACAGAAAAGAAGCGTCGCTGATCTTCTTTGATCGTCCCGATTTGCCCATCCAGCTCCGACCATGTCTTTTCATTGGCGTAAATCGGCAATCCATATCGCCGCGCCATGACGCCGACTCCTTTAATATGGTCGACGTGCTCATGGGTGACGAGAATGGCACTCAGCTCCGCTGGATTGACGCCAATGGTCTCCAGTGCCGCTTCTGCCTGCTTTCCTGTAATGCCTACATCGATCAATACAGAAATACGGTCTGTTGCCACGTAAATGGCGTTGCCCGTACTCCCGCTTGCCAACACACTAAATCTCACCGAACATCCCTCTTCCCGTATCTTTCCAGGCTGTCTATCTATTTATTCAGCGCTGCGTTACCATCGGACGCTCCAGCGCTCCTGTAATCGCGTTGACAAAATGCCATTTGCCATCGTGAACCACGCGCCATACAGGCACCAGCGTCTGAATATCCGCATCGTAAGAACCGTAATAACCCAGGCTCACATTCTCAATCCTTTCTCCTGGTGAAATGATTTGCTTGTCCACCAGAGAGCGTAGTGCCGCATAACCAGAGATCACCTGTCGTTCCCCCTGCTGCTTGCGAAGGTGGAAAAAGGTCTGCCTGTAGCCAAGTATTGTTCCGTTGTCCAAATACATTTCCAACGGCGCGACGAATACTGGCATTTTATCATAGACCTGCCAATACAAGAGCCGCGCTTGATTCGATTGATACGGATCGGCTACGTATTGATCGGAATAAATCAGCCTCGGCCCAATTTGACGCAAGAGCTCCTGAGGATTCAGTTGACCACGAATCTGCATCGGTGGGTCCAGCTTGGCAGCCAGTGCCATCTTTTCTACCGTCGCCTGAAGTCCTGATATCTCATGCAAGGAAATCGGATTAATTCCGATATACTCCGCATCCAAATTGGACATTTCCGGTGTATCCTGCGGCACTTCTGTATCCAATGTGATATTTTGCTGATTCAAGTACAGCTCTGTATTCCATTTCTCGCTCTGCGCGACTTCCTTGTCATTCCACAGGCTAATGCGCGTCACGTACACCTGATACAGGAGAAACAAATCGAGGAGTAGAAAGGCCCAGATCAGAATCGTCTTCGTCCTACTCCAATCCATGCGCCTTCCCTCCTCCCTGTTTGGTGTGCGCAGAAATATACAGGTTCGCCTGATTCGCCAATTCCACAACCCAGATTGGCATCAGATCCACGTATCCTTCGCCTACTTTGGTCTGGTAAGCCAAATAAGCGTTGGTGATTTTTTCTGTGTCCGCCAGCTTTTTGTCGCGGATATATTGATACAGCTCCGGGCCAGACATAACCGTCCACTCTTTGTTATCGATATACTTGTCCAAATCCAGCAGCGATCGGCTCATCGTCACAACCTGACCTGCTTCTGAGGTAATTTGGATCGTATCGATTTGCTTGTCCTCCCCGACACTGATCAAGGGATACGCCCCCAAG from the Brevibacillus brevis genome contains:
- a CDS encoding MBL fold metallo-hydrolase encodes the protein MRFSVLASGSTGNAIYVATDRISVLIDVGITGKQAEAALETIGVNPAELSAILVTHEHVDHIKGVGVMARRYGLPIYANEKTWSELDGQIGTIKEDQRRFFSVGEKKELEDLGIESFGISHDAAEPMGFCFYHGKKKLSVATDLGYVSDRIKETIRGADAYVFESNHDVELLRMSQYPWSIKRRILSDVGHLSNEAAGDALLDCLTGGAERVYLAHLSKENNMIDLARLTVKNILEERGLSVGDDVHLRDTYPDRPTKLEEL
- a CDS encoding two-component system regulatory protein YycI, with the translated sequence MDWSRTKTILIWAFLLLDLFLLYQVYVTRISLWNDKEVAQSEKWNTELYLNQQNITLDTEVPQDTPEMSNLDAEYIGINPISLHEISGLQATVEKMALAAKLDPPMQIRGQLNPQELLRQIGPRLIYSDQYVADPYQSNQARLLYWQVYDKMPVFVAPLEMYLDNGTILGYRQTFFHLRKQQGERQVISGYAALRSLVDKQIISPGERIENVSLGYYGSYDADIQTLVPVWRVVHDGKWHFVNAITGALERPMVTQR